In one Candidatus Nealsonbacteria bacterium genomic region, the following are encoded:
- a CDS encoding methionine--tRNA ligase, translated as MLNQRKKFYITTSIIYTNAFPHIGFAFESIQADVIARYHRLLGEEVFFLTGTDEHGAKVVKAAEEEKRNPEEFVDQIVKKVKELKKTLNLSNDDFIRTTDQKKHWPTVKKVWLKLKENGDIYKKKYKGFYCSGCEAFITKKDLINGECILHKQKPEVIEEENYFFRLSKYSKEIEKAIKEDRMKIIPGVRKNEILSFIRQGLKDVSFSRPRKDLKWGIPVPDDKNQTIYVWTDALTNYISALGYDKNSSEFKKYWPADIHCIGKDILRFHAAIWPGILFSLGLELPKNIFVHGFISVEGQKMSKSLGNVIDPFKLVKKYGTDPVRYFLLKEIPPTEDGDFTYEKFEKRYNADLSSGLGNLVARILTLAEKIDIKAYPLQAIQLKTDEIRQSYKKSLDEFKFNKALSSVWELISFCDKYIEKEKPWENKNQKVIQDLLFTLSSIAFLLQPFLPETSEKIFQQLGVDIKDKKRKFKPEKGKSLFPRLAPWPDF; from the coding sequence ATGTTAAATCAAAGAAAAAAATTCTATATTACCACTAGTATCATTTATACTAATGCTTTTCCTCATATAGGCTTTGCGTTTGAGTCAATTCAGGCCGATGTTATCGCTCGTTACCACCGGCTTTTGGGCGAGGAGGTTTTCTTTTTGACCGGAACTGACGAACACGGGGCAAAGGTAGTTAAAGCAGCAGAAGAAGAGAAAAGAAACCCAGAAGAGTTCGTCGATCAGATTGTTAAAAAAGTTAAAGAATTAAAAAAAACCTTAAATTTGTCTAACGACGATTTTATTCGAACCACCGACCAAAAGAAACATTGGCCAACAGTTAAAAAAGTCTGGCTAAAATTAAAAGAGAACGGCGATATTTATAAAAAGAAATATAAAGGATTTTATTGTTCGGGCTGCGAAGCTTTTATCACTAAAAAGGATTTGATAAATGGCGAATGCATTCTACATAAACAGAAGCCAGAAGTTATAGAAGAAGAAAATTATTTTTTTAGGCTTTCAAAGTACTCAAAAGAAATCGAAAAAGCTATAAAAGAAGACAGAATGAAAATTATTCCAGGGGTCCGCAAAAATGAAATATTAAGTTTCATTAGACAGGGCTTGAAAGATGTTAGTTTTTCTAGGCCGAGAAAAGACTTAAAATGGGGGATTCCAGTGCCAGATGATAAAAATCAAACGATTTATGTCTGGACAGATGCTTTAACCAATTATATTTCTGCTCTTGGTTATGATAAAAATTCATCAGAATTTAAAAAATATTGGCCAGCTGATATTCATTGTATTGGCAAGGATATTTTGAGGTTTCATGCTGCAATTTGGCCAGGCATCCTTTTTTCTTTGGGATTAGAGTTGCCAAAAAATATTTTTGTTCATGGTTTCATTTCGGTAGAAGGCCAAAAAATGTCAAAGAGTTTGGGTAATGTTATCGATCCTTTCAAACTGGTAAAAAAATACGGTACAGACCCTGTCAGGTATTTTCTTTTAAAGGAAATTCCACCAACCGAAGACGGCGACTTTACTTATGAGAAATTTGAGAAAAGATATAATGCTGATTTATCAAGTGGTCTTGGGAACTTGGTGGCCAGAATATTAACTCTTGCTGAGAAAATAGACATAAAAGCCTATCCCCTCCAAGCCATTCAACTTAAAACTGATGAAATCCGGCAAAGTTATAAAAAATCTTTAGATGAATTTAAATTTAATAAAGCCTTGTCTTCAGTTTGGGAGTTAATTAGCTTTTGCGATAAATATATTGAAAAAGAAAAACCCTGGGAGAATAAAAATCAAAAAGTTATACAAGATTTACTGTTTACTTTATCTAGCATCGCTTTTCTTTTACAGCCATTTTTACCAGAAACTTCAGAGAAAATATTTCAACAACTCGGCGTTGATATAAAAGATAAAAAGAGAAAATTTAAACCCGAAAAGGGAAAATCTCTTTTTCCCCGACTGGCCCCTTGGCCGGATTTCTAA
- a CDS encoding 2-oxoacid:acceptor oxidoreductase subunit alpha yields the protein MEKIILIGGKAGQGSAVTSYFIGKVFCNLGYYVFNYRDYPSLIRGGHNFNILRISDKPVYSHREKYDIILALDQNTINLHQKNLNKEGFVIGSKGLKGKRMHSLDIETILNKIKGPKILGNDIFIGYLLKYLGVDEQVLFDAAEKEFKGKNGLIKKAIEEGCNLAKKRENVKKIGPRKYFFTGNEGISLGALASGMDIYLAYPMTPATPVLHFLAKKQLKYNILVAQLENEIGVVNAALGSSFAGAKVMVGTSGGGFALMTETLSLAGMAELPLVVYLAQRTAPSTGVPTYTGQGDLKFALNCGHGEFPKIVVAPGDPQETIIRIQEAFYLSSKYRALVIILGDKHLGESNYSFDEMKKSRISSRRFILQNPGRKYKSYQITKKGISLRAVPGQGPVSRATGYEHDEYGHTVEDPDSIIKMSDNRLKKNHYFVKEIRAMKPVSLYGKGRNLLISWGSTKGAIIDALPRLKDFRFLQVSYIDPFPREAVAREMKKSKKVFLVENSVTGLLADVITEQTGLIVQNKVLKYDGRPFTPDILVQEIKQKS from the coding sequence ATGGAAAAAATAATTTTAATTGGAGGAAAAGCCGGCCAAGGTTCAGCCGTCACTTCCTATTTTATAGGAAAAGTATTCTGTAATTTGGGTTATTATGTTTTTAATTATCGGGATTACCCTTCTTTAATAAGAGGAGGGCATAATTTTAATATTTTAAGAATTTCTGACAAACCAGTTTACTCCCACAGAGAAAAATATGACATTATTCTGGCCTTGGATCAAAATACCATAAATTTACACCAGAAAAACCTTAATAAAGAGGGTTTCGTTATCGGAAGCAAGGGTCTGAAAGGAAAAAGGATGCATTCGCTTGATATTGAGACAATTCTAAACAAAATAAAAGGCCCCAAGATTTTAGGAAACGATATCTTCATAGGTTATCTTTTAAAATATCTGGGAGTTGACGAGCAAGTTTTATTTGATGCTGCAGAAAAAGAATTTAAAGGGAAAAACGGTTTAATAAAAAAAGCAATAGAAGAAGGTTGTAATTTGGCCAAAAAGCGAGAAAATGTCAAAAAGATAGGACCCCGGAAATATTTTTTTACAGGAAACGAAGGAATATCTCTGGGAGCTTTAGCCTCTGGAATGGATATTTATTTGGCCTATCCAATGACTCCGGCTACCCCCGTTTTGCACTTTTTAGCTAAGAAACAATTAAAATATAATATTTTAGTGGCTCAGTTAGAAAACGAAATTGGAGTGGTTAATGCGGCTTTAGGTTCTTCCTTTGCCGGAGCCAAGGTGATGGTTGGTACCTCGGGGGGCGGTTTTGCTTTAATGACCGAAACTTTAAGCTTAGCTGGAATGGCAGAGCTGCCGCTGGTGGTTTATTTGGCACAAAGAACAGCTCCTTCAACCGGAGTACCAACCTACACGGGTCAGGGTGATTTAAAATTCGCCTTAAACTGTGGGCACGGCGAATTTCCAAAAATTGTTGTTGCCCCGGGCGACCCCCAAGAGACTATAATAAGAATCCAGGAAGCTTTTTATTTATCGTCAAAATACAGAGCTTTAGTAATAATTTTAGGAGATAAACACTTAGGGGAAAGCAATTATAGTTTTGATGAAATGAAGAAAAGTCGGATAAGCAGCCGAAGATTTATTCTTCAAAATCCGGGGAGAAAATATAAAAGCTACCAGATTACTAAAAAGGGGATATCTCTTAGAGCTGTTCCGGGGCAAGGTCCAGTTAGCCGGGCTACAGGCTATGAACACGACGAATATGGTCATACTGTTGAAGACCCTGATTCAATTATTAAAATGAGTGATAATCGTCTCAAAAAAAATCATTATTTTGTTAAAGAAATCAGAGCAATGAAGCCTGTTTCTTTATACGGTAAAGGAAGAAATTTATTGATTAGCTGGGGTTCAACCAAAGGCGCAATAATTGATGCTTTACCCAGATTAAAGGATTTTAGATTTTTACAGGTTTCTTATATTGATCCATTTCCGAGAGAGGCGGTGGCAAGAGAAATGAAGAAATCTAAAAAAGTTTTCTTAGTTGAAAACAGCGTCACGGGACTTTTGGCCGACGTAATTACCGAACAAACAGGCCTAATTGTTCAAAATAAGGTTCTCAAATACGATGGCCGACCTTTTACTCCTGATATTTTGGTTCAAGAAATAAAACAAAAATCATGA
- the rsmI gene encoding 16S rRNA (cytidine(1402)-2'-O)-methyltransferase: MNLYIVATPIGNLKDISLRALEVLKEADLILCEDTRVTKRLLNHYNIRTSTLSYHQHSRLQRVNSIIQLLKSSKNLALVSDAGTPGISDPGNELVKTVIELLSDQVKVIPIPGSSAVIAAASISGLSMDKFLFLGFPPKKKKRRKFFEEVVKSKYPVIFYESPYRIIKTLKELQSTLGNQQLTIVVCRELTKKFETTYRGDIEEVIEKIKKDKIKGEFTIIVKKK, translated from the coding sequence ATGAATTTATACATTGTTGCAACCCCAATTGGCAACCTTAAGGATATCAGCCTCCGAGCTCTAGAAGTATTAAAAGAGGCTGATTTAATTTTGTGCGAAGATACCAGGGTGACCAAAAGATTGCTTAACCACTACAATATAAGAACTTCTACTTTAAGCTATCATCAGCATTCAAGGCTTCAGAGAGTTAATTCTATAATTCAACTTCTAAAAAGTAGCAAGAATTTAGCTTTAGTTTCTGATGCCGGAACGCCAGGAATTTCAGATCCAGGAAACGAATTAGTTAAAACAGTAATCGAACTATTAAGTGATCAAGTAAAAGTTATTCCTATCCCTGGATCTTCGGCGGTGATAGCCGCAGCTTCAATTTCTGGTTTGTCGATGGATAAATTTTTGTTTTTGGGATTCCCGCCAAAAAAAAAGAAACGCAGAAAATTTTTTGAAGAAGTAGTAAAGTCAAAATATCCAGTTATCTTTTACGAATCGCCTTACCGAATAATCAAAACCTTAAAGGAGTTACAGTCAACCCTTGGTAATCAACAATTAACAATAGTCGTTTGTCGAGAATTAACCAAGAAATTTGAAACAACTTATCGAGGAGATATCGAAGAAGTTATTGAGAAAATCAAGAAAGACAAAATAAAAGGCGAATTCACAATTATTGTGAAAAAGAAATAG
- a CDS encoding leucine--tRNA ligase, which produces MEIYNPQKIEKKWQRIWEERDFYLAKDLLRKPKSYILVEFPYPSGEGLHVGHCRSYIALDIIARKRRMEGFNVLFPMGWDAFGLPTENYAVKTGIHPRTVTEKNAAFFKRQEKRLGLSFDWSREINTTDPAYYRWTQWIFVQLFKKGLAYKAEIPINWCPSCKIGLANEEVVDGHCERCGQKVIKKEKEQWMLKITKYAERLIKDLDNIDYPERVKTLQRDWIGKSEGTEIKFKIKSTKHEISVFTTRPDTLSGCTYLVLSPEYPVIEQLESKIENLESVKKYIEQAKKKTEKERLSEIKEKTGVEIRGVKAINPINNRQISIFIADYVLIHYGTGAIMAVPAHDQRDLDFTRKYNLPIIEVIHPAQPSRSTSKRASLVVSGGLKERAYEGEGILINSGRFNGMKSGAAKERIIEWLASKRLAKKTINYKLRDWIFSRQRYWGEPIPMVRCEGCGWVSVPEKDLPVELPLVEKYQPTETGESPLAALEKWVNTKCPKCDRKAKRETDVMPNWAGSNWYYLRYCDPKNEKKLADQKLLKYWMPVDWYNGGMEHTTLHLLYSRFIYKFLWDIRAVPKSLGSEPYKKRTSHGIILGEGGIKMSKSKGNVIRPEQIIEEYGADTLRIYEMFMGPFKQMIAWDTKGVKGSKRFLERVWKLAGQFLAAPESQGSLDLKKILHRTIKKVSEDIESLKFNTAVSSLMEFCNAWQIEGKDGLGKEDFKNFLKILSPFTPYLTEELWSSLTRKLRPSPTEVGYGRRGSEDKHFNIRNSIHNQPWPKYNPKLIKEKVIVMIIQINGKVRDKIDVEAGISEKKARELATSLEKVKKWLKSRTIKRVIFVPGKLINIVI; this is translated from the coding sequence ATGGAGATATATAATCCGCAAAAAATTGAAAAGAAGTGGCAGAGGATTTGGGAAGAAAGAGATTTTTATCTAGCCAAAGACTTGCTTAGAAAACCAAAAAGCTATATTTTAGTTGAATTTCCTTACCCATCGGGTGAAGGATTGCACGTAGGACATTGCCGGAGTTATATAGCCTTAGACATTATTGCTCGGAAAAGAAGGATGGAGGGGTTTAATGTTTTGTTCCCGATGGGTTGGGATGCTTTCGGGCTTCCAACCGAAAACTACGCCGTCAAGACGGGGATTCATCCAAGAACCGTTACCGAGAAAAACGCCGCTTTTTTTAAACGTCAGGAAAAAAGACTAGGACTTTCTTTTGATTGGAGCCGAGAAATTAACACTACCGACCCGGCTTATTACAGATGGACCCAATGGATATTTGTCCAACTTTTTAAAAAGGGTTTGGCTTATAAAGCCGAGATACCAATCAATTGGTGTCCCTCGTGCAAGATCGGTTTGGCCAATGAAGAAGTAGTCGATGGTCACTGTGAACGCTGCGGTCAAAAAGTTATTAAAAAAGAAAAAGAACAGTGGATGTTAAAAATCACCAAATACGCCGAGAGATTGATTAAAGATTTAGATAACATTGATTATCCAGAAAGAGTCAAAACGTTACAAAGAGATTGGATAGGAAAATCCGAAGGAACAGAAATAAAATTCAAAATTAAAAGCACGAAACACGAGATTTCCGTATTTACCACTAGGCCAGACACTTTATCTGGTTGTACGTATTTAGTTTTATCTCCGGAGTATCCGGTAATTGAACAATTAGAATCAAAAATTGAGAATTTAGAAAGCGTTAAGAAATATATTGAACAAGCCAAGAAGAAAACTGAAAAAGAAAGACTAAGCGAGATTAAAGAAAAAACTGGAGTAGAAATTAGGGGAGTTAAAGCCATTAATCCAATAAACAATCGGCAAATTTCAATTTTTATAGCAGATTATGTTTTAATTCACTACGGTACCGGAGCCATTATGGCAGTACCTGCTCACGACCAAAGAGACCTTGATTTTACCAGAAAATATAACCTGCCAATAATTGAGGTAATCCACCCTGCGCAGCCCTCAAGGTCAACTTCAAAAAGAGCTTCTTTGGTCGTTTCAGGTGGACTCAAGGAGAGGGCCTATGAAGGAGAAGGGATATTAATTAATTCTGGCAGATTTAATGGAATGAAATCCGGGGCGGCAAAAGAAAGAATTATTGAGTGGCTAGCCAGCAAGCGTCTGGCAAAAAAAACGATCAATTATAAATTAAGAGATTGGATTTTTTCTCGCCAAAGATATTGGGGAGAGCCAATTCCAATGGTTAGGTGTGAAGGATGTGGCTGGGTGTCTGTACCAGAAAAGGATTTACCGGTTGAACTCCCCCTTGTTGAAAAATATCAGCCCACCGAGACCGGCGAATCTCCGTTGGCAGCCCTTGAGAAATGGGTGAACACTAAATGTCCAAAATGCGACCGCAAAGCTAAGAGAGAAACCGATGTTATGCCAAACTGGGCAGGTTCCAATTGGTATTACCTTCGCTATTGCGACCCTAAAAACGAAAAAAAGTTAGCCGATCAGAAATTACTTAAATATTGGATGCCGGTGGACTGGTACAATGGGGGCATGGAGCATACCACCTTACATTTATTATATTCTCGTTTTATCTATAAATTTTTGTGGGATATCAGGGCTGTACCAAAATCTCTTGGCTCAGAACCTTACAAAAAACGAACTTCTCACGGAATAATTCTTGGCGAGGGAGGAATTAAAATGTCCAAGTCCAAAGGCAATGTTATACGTCCTGAACAAATTATAGAAGAATATGGTGCCGATACTCTGAGAATTTACGAGATGTTTATGGGGCCCTTTAAACAAATGATTGCCTGGGACACGAAAGGAGTAAAGGGATCTAAAAGGTTTTTGGAAAGAGTTTGGAAATTAGCCGGACAATTTCTTGCTGCTCCAGAATCTCAAGGCTCCCTAGATTTGAAAAAAATACTCCACAGAACAATTAAAAAAGTTTCAGAAGATATTGAGTCTTTAAAATTTAACACAGCTGTTAGCTCATTAATGGAATTTTGTAATGCCTGGCAAATAGAAGGAAAGGATGGATTAGGAAAAGAGGATTTTAAAAATTTCTTGAAAATTTTATCGCCCTTCACTCCTTATTTGACCGAAGAGCTCTGGTCCTCTTTGACTAGAAAGCTTCGGCCTTCGCCGACCGAAGTCGGCTACGGCCGACGAGGGTCGGAGGATAAACATTTTAATATACGAAACTCCATTCATAATCAACCTTGGCCAAAATATAACCCAAAATTAATTAAAGAAAAGGTTATAGTGATGATTATTCAGATAAATGGTAAAGTCCGTGATAAAATTGATGTTGAAGCTGGTATTTCAGAAAAAAAAGCCAGAGAATTGGCAACTTCCCTGGAAAAAGTAAAAAAATGGTTAAAAAGTAGAACAATTAAGAGAGTGATCTTCGTCCCGGGAAAATTAATCAATATCGTGATTTAA
- the glmS gene encoding glutamine--fructose-6-phosphate transaminase (isomerizing), protein MCGIVGYIGKQNTLSIGLEALKRLEYRGYDSAGMAIFDSAKKEIHLIKVAGRIDLLEAKIKQSGFSGSPAIFHTRWATHGEPNEKNAHPHLDCKKNIYLVHNGIIENYKILRKKLTREGHQFSSKTDTEVIIHLIEKFFNGNLEEAVTKALKLIRGTYGLAIISRDDPEKIVVARNSSPLLIGLGEKEYIVASDPSAIIGRTKKVVYLDDGEVAVLTPEIFFITDLSQNKKEKPINLSINSGSTPSKTERVEEIDWDLEKAQKSGYPHFMLKEIFEAPEVIENALRGRLIKKEGLARLGGIAGVENKLREIQRIIIGACGTARCAALVGEYMLEEYAGIPVETDYGSEFRYKKSILDPSTAVITISQSGETADTLAVVREAKRKNILTLGITNVVGSMVARETDAGIYNHAGPEIAVASTKAFISQLVVLALLTLFLGRQRDMSLATGRRIAQELALIPEKAREILKTNNKIQKIAIKYSKYNNFAYLGRKYNYPIALEGAIKLKETSYLHAEGFAAGEMKHGPITLIDEDFPTMAICPEDSVYEKMISNIEEIKARKGKVIVLTTEGNRKIKDLADDVIYIPKTLEMLTPILSVIPLQLFAYHMGVLRGCDVDKPRNLAKSVTVE, encoded by the coding sequence ATGTGCGGCATAGTTGGCTATATCGGAAAACAGAATACTTTATCGATTGGGCTTGAAGCCCTAAAGCGTTTAGAATACCGAGGATATGATTCGGCAGGTATGGCTATTTTCGATTCAGCTAAAAAAGAAATCCATTTGATTAAAGTGGCTGGCCGGATTGATTTATTGGAGGCAAAAATCAAGCAATCTGGTTTTTCTGGAAGTCCAGCAATTTTTCATACTCGTTGGGCCACGCATGGGGAACCAAACGAGAAAAATGCTCATCCACATTTAGATTGCAAAAAAAATATCTATCTTGTCCATAATGGAATTATTGAAAATTATAAGATTCTGCGGAAAAAACTTACCCGAGAGGGGCATCAATTTTCATCAAAGACCGATACTGAAGTTATAATTCATTTGATCGAAAAATTTTTTAATGGTAATTTAGAAGAAGCAGTAACAAAAGCTCTGAAATTAATTAGAGGAACCTATGGTTTGGCAATAATTTCCCGGGATGATCCAGAAAAGATTGTCGTAGCCAGAAACTCTTCACCACTTTTGATTGGCTTGGGAGAGAAAGAATACATCGTTGCTTCAGATCCTTCAGCCATTATTGGCAGGACGAAAAAGGTGGTTTATCTTGATGATGGAGAGGTTGCCGTTTTAACTCCCGAGATTTTTTTTATTACCGATCTTTCTCAAAACAAAAAGGAAAAACCAATTAATCTTTCAATAAACTCGGGATCAACCCCGAGTAAAACCGAACGGGTTGAAGAAATAGATTGGGATTTAGAAAAGGCCCAAAAATCAGGCTACCCTCATTTTATGTTAAAAGAAATTTTTGAGGCACCAGAAGTAATTGAAAATGCTTTACGGGGAAGATTGATTAAGAAAGAGGGACTGGCAAGATTAGGAGGGATAGCGGGGGTGGAAAATAAACTACGTGAAATCCAAAGAATCATTATCGGAGCTTGCGGGACTGCTCGCTGTGCCGCGTTAGTGGGAGAATATATGCTTGAAGAGTATGCCGGGATTCCTGTTGAGACAGACTATGGTTCAGAATTCCGCTATAAAAAATCCATTCTCGATCCTTCTACGGCCGTAATAACTATCAGCCAATCCGGGGAGACAGCCGACACTTTGGCAGTAGTTCGTGAAGCTAAGCGGAAAAATATTCTTACTTTGGGTATTACTAATGTAGTGGGAAGTATGGTTGCCCGCGAAACGGATGCCGGTATATATAATCACGCTGGACCAGAGATTGCTGTAGCTTCAACAAAAGCCTTCATTTCTCAGTTAGTTGTTTTGGCTCTTTTGACTTTATTTTTGGGACGACAACGTGACATGTCTTTAGCGACAGGTCGGCGGATTGCTCAAGAATTAGCACTTATTCCGGAGAAAGCGAGAGAAATTTTAAAAACGAATAATAAGATTCAAAAAATTGCTATAAAATATTCTAAGTATAATAATTTTGCTTATTTAGGACGAAAATATAATTATCCCATTGCTCTTGAAGGCGCTATCAAACTAAAGGAAACATCTTATCTTCACGCAGAAGGATTCGCTGCGGGCGAAATGAAGCACGGTCCCATTACTTTGATTGACGAAGACTTCCCAACAATGGCTATTTGTCCAGAAGATTCAGTTTATGAAAAGATGATTTCTAATATCGAAGAAATCAAAGCCAGAAAAGGAAAGGTGATAGTTTTAACTACCGAAGGGAATAGAAAGATAAAAGATTTAGCAGATGACGTAATTTATATTCCAAAGACCCTTGAAATGTTAACCCCAATTTTAAGCGTCATTCCTTTGCAGCTCTTTGCTTATCATATGGGAGTTTTAAGAGGTTGCGATGTTGATAAACCCCGCAATCTCGCAAAGAGCGTGACCGTAGAATAA
- a CDS encoding TatD family deoxyribonuclease produces the protein MLIDSHTHLNFNAFKDDVDEVIKRTLENNVWVINVGSQYSTSRRAVEIAKRYDNGVFAAIGLHPIHLEERKVDHSEVDSQTIFKTRIEEFDYEKYKNLALGKNLDFRSAQIKDLAQDEKSRLIGDPPRRRVVAIGEIGLDYYYKPKTKKKLEQFKEKQRSVLCQQLNLAKELNLPVIFHCRMAHDDLIQIIRQSNISAINGVVHCFTGDERQAQRYLEMGLYFGFNGLVFKKIEGAPDWQEIVKKLPLEKILIETDAPYLTPPPHEGQRNEPLYIKYVAQKIARIKNITFEEVTRITCQNTKKLFNI, from the coding sequence ATGTTAATTGACTCTCATACTCATTTGAATTTTAATGCTTTTAAAGATGATGTTGACGAAGTCATTAAGCGGACTTTAGAGAATAATGTCTGGGTGATAAATGTTGGTTCTCAATATTCAACGAGCAGGAGAGCAGTTGAAATTGCCAAGAGATATGACAACGGAGTTTTTGCTGCCATTGGCCTTCATCCAATTCATCTGGAAGAAAGAAAAGTCGATCATTCAGAAGTAGATTCTCAGACAATCTTTAAAACTCGGATAGAAGAATTTGACTACGAAAAGTATAAGAACCTTGCCCTTGGCAAGAACCTTGATTTTCGCTCCGCTCAAATTAAAGATTTGGCCCAAGATGAAAAAAGTCGCCTCATCGGCGACCCGCCGAGGAGGCGGGTGGTAGCCATTGGCGAGATTGGCTTAGATTATTATTACAAACCCAAAACTAAAAAAAAGCTGGAACAATTTAAAGAAAAACAGAGGTCCGTCCTCTGTCAACAATTAAATTTGGCCAAAGAACTAAATTTGCCAGTAATTTTCCATTGTCGAATGGCTCACGATGACCTTATTCAGATAATTAGACAATCTAACATTTCAGCAATTAACGGGGTTGTTCATTGTTTTACCGGAGATGAAAGGCAGGCACAGAGATATCTAGAAATGGGCCTTTATTTTGGATTCAATGGCTTAGTTTTTAAAAAGATAGAAGGAGCGCCAGATTGGCAGGAAATAGTAAAAAAATTACCCTTAGAGAAAATTTTAATTGAAACTGATGCTCCTTATTTAACTCCGCCCCCCCACGAAGGCCAGAGGAATGAACCTCTTTATATTAAATATGTTGCTCAAAAAATTGCAAGAATTAAAAATATAACTTTTGAAGAAGTAACTCGGATAACCTGCCAAAATACTAAAAAATTATTTAATATTTAG
- a CDS encoding N-acetyltransferase, which yields MPTIHSKQFILRPLRKGDEESLTKNINSKKIARNTLRIPYPYKKKDARFWINHNLKLQKKKKRTEINFAIDINGKIIGGIGLDKIEVHKAEIGYWLGEKYWGQGIMTFAVKLVTKYAFTKLGLKRVYADVFPFNKASVRVLEKAGYKYEGRLRKDVLKDNKLMDHLLFAKVK from the coding sequence ATGCCCACTATTCACTCAAAACAATTTATATTAAGGCCCCTTAGAAAAGGAGACGAGGAGTCTTTAACAAAGAATATAAACAGTAAGAAAATAGCAAGAAATACCTTAAGAATCCCTTATCCTTATAAGAAAAAGGATGCTCGTTTTTGGATTAACCACAATTTAAAATTACAAAAGAAAAAAAAGAGAACCGAAATTAATTTTGCTATTGATATAAATGGAAAAATTATAGGAGGTATTGGTCTTGATAAGATCGAAGTCCATAAAGCAGAAATAGGTTACTGGTTAGGAGAAAAGTATTGGGGACAAGGAATTATGACCTTTGCTGTAAAATTGGTAACAAAGTATGCCTTTACTAAATTAGGATTAAAAAGAGTATACGCTGATGTGTTCCCATTCAATAAAGCCTCGGTAAGAGTTTTAGAAAAAGCAGGGTATAAATATGAAGGGAGATTGAGAAAAGATGTCCTAAAAGACAATAAACTGATGGATCATTTGTTATTTGCTAAAGTGAAATAG
- a CDS encoding 2-oxoacid:ferredoxin oxidoreductase subunit beta, whose product MKAENLKTKEEITWCPGCPDNGILSAAREAMADLVNEGKIQAKDVVIVTGIGCHAKIYDYINVNGFYGIHGRVLPVCLGTKISNRQLTVIGFGGDGDTYAEGISHFIHASRYNTDITMIVHNNQVFSLTTGQATPTSEKGFTGASTPFGVAETPLNPIAMALESQASFVARGYALDILHLKNLIKEAINHKGFSFIDVLQPCIIFHNVIPYFQKNIYKIGSQNHDSKNLREALKKSKEWDYGFDKNKRVPIGVFYKKERAIFEDQWPHFKKPWHTVKRKIEWKAVTNEFK is encoded by the coding sequence ATGAAAGCTGAAAATTTAAAAACAAAAGAAGAAATTACTTGGTGTCCGGGATGTCCGGACAATGGAATTCTTAGCGCTGCCAGAGAGGCAATGGCTGATTTAGTTAATGAAGGAAAAATCCAAGCCAAAGATGTGGTGATTGTAACCGGTATTGGCTGCCATGCCAAAATTTATGATTACATTAATGTAAATGGTTTTTACGGAATTCACGGCAGGGTTTTACCGGTTTGCCTGGGAACTAAAATCTCTAATCGTCAGTTAACGGTTATTGGTTTTGGCGGAGATGGCGACACTTATGCTGAAGGCATTTCCCATTTTATTCATGCGAGCCGTTATAATACAGATATTACAATGATTGTTCACAATAACCAGGTTTTTTCTTTAACTACCGGTCAAGCCACTCCAACTTCAGAGAAAGGATTCACCGGAGCTTCAACCCCCTTTGGTGTAGCCGAAACGCCATTAAACCCCATTGCCATGGCCCTTGAAAGTCAAGCAAGTTTTGTTGCCAGAGGCTACGCTTTAGATATTCTTCACTTGAAGAATCTTATAAAAGAGGCAATAAACCATAAGGGATTCTCTTTTATTGACGTCTTGCAGCCTTGTATAATTTTTCATAACGTTATTCCGTATTTTCAAAAAAATATTTATAAGATAGGAAGCCAAAATCACGATTCTAAAAATCTCAGAGAGGCCTTAAAGAAATCCAAGGAATGGGATTACGGATTTGATAAAAATAAAAGAGTGCCAATAGGCGTTTTTTATAAAAAAGAAAGAGCGATTTTCGAAGATCAATGGCCTCATTTTAAGAAACCCTGGCATACCGTTAAAAGGAAAATAGAGTGGAAGGCCGTTACCAACGAGTTTAAATAA